One Paracoccaceae bacterium genomic region harbors:
- the glcF gene encoding glycolate oxidase subunit GlcF, giving the protein MQTTFTPEQLRDPGTARANEILRSCVHCGFCTATCPTYQVLGDELDSPRGRIYLIKDMLESGRPADERTVRHIDRCLSCLACMTTCPSGVHYMHLVDHARSYIERTHRRPFMDRMLRAVLARIIPYPTRFRLAMLGAKIARPFRRLVPDARLRAMLDMASVPIPPVSRNDDPQVFPAAGARRMRVALMTGCAQRALNTDINDATIRLLTRLGAEVVIARGAGCCGALTHHMGKEDLSHASAAANIRAFLAEKAGGGLDAIVINTSGCGTTVKDYGHMFRNDPLAAQAAEVAHLAVDVSEIVTRLGLPQAAPRGMRVAYHAACSLQHGQQIKSLPKDLLKRAGFEVTEPADSHLCCGSAGTYNLLQPQISAQLKARKVATLEARAPQVIAAGNIGCMMQIGSGTEVPVVHTVELLDWATGGPVPRALRGE; this is encoded by the coding sequence ATGCAGACCACCTTCACGCCCGAGCAGCTGCGCGATCCCGGGACCGCCCGCGCGAACGAGATCCTGCGCAGCTGCGTCCATTGCGGGTTCTGCACCGCGACCTGCCCGACCTATCAGGTGCTGGGTGACGAACTGGACAGCCCGCGCGGCCGCATCTACCTGATCAAGGACATGCTGGAAAGCGGGCGGCCCGCCGACGAAAGGACGGTGCGCCACATCGACCGCTGCCTGTCCTGCCTGGCCTGCATGACGACCTGCCCTTCGGGGGTGCATTACATGCATCTCGTGGATCATGCGCGCAGCTACATCGAACGCACCCACCGCCGCCCCTTCATGGACCGGATGCTGCGCGCGGTGCTGGCGCGGATCATTCCCTATCCCACCAGGTTCCGCCTGGCGATGCTGGGGGCCAAGATCGCGCGGCCGTTCCGCCGGCTGGTTCCCGATGCGCGCCTGCGCGCCATGCTCGACATGGCGTCCGTGCCGATTCCGCCGGTCAGCCGCAACGACGATCCGCAGGTCTTTCCGGCGGCGGGGGCGCGCCGGATGCGCGTGGCGCTGATGACCGGCTGCGCGCAGCGGGCGCTGAACACCGACATCAACGACGCGACCATCCGGCTCTTGACCCGGCTCGGCGCTGAGGTGGTGATCGCGCGCGGCGCAGGTTGTTGCGGCGCACTGACCCACCACATGGGCAAGGAGGACCTGTCGCACGCGAGCGCGGCCGCCAACATCCGGGCCTTCCTGGCGGAAAAGGCCGGGGGCGGGCTTGACGCGATCGTCATCAACACCTCGGGCTGCGGCACCACCGTCAAGGACTATGGCCACATGTTCCGCAACGATCCGCTCGCGGCACAGGCGGCCGAGGTGGCCCATCTGGCGGTGGATGTGTCCGAGATCGTCACCCGCCTTGGCCTGCCGCAGGCTGCGCCGCGGGGCATGCGCGTGGCCTATCACGCGGCCTGCTCGCTGCAGCACGGCCAGCAGATCAAGTCCCTGCCCAAGGACCTGCTGAAACGCGCCGGGTTCGAGGTGACCGAACCTGCCGACAGCCACCTGTGCTGCGGTTCTGCGGGCACCTACAACCTGTTGCAGCCGCAGATTTCCGCCCAGCTGAAGGCCCGCAAGGTGGCGACGCTCGAGGCCCGGGCGCCGCAGGTGATCGCCGCGGGCAACATCGGCTGCATGATGCAGATCGGTTCGGGAACCGAGGTGCCGGTGGTCCACACGGTCGAACTGCTCGACTGGGCGACCGGCGGCCCGGTGCCGCGCGCCCTGCGCGGCGAATGA
- a CDS encoding trypsin-like peptidase domain-containing protein, which translates to MPFVARTLSAVLALVLTLGAAAAQNGPLKRLDTGNDIRGWDAVGRLDLGRRGFCTGALIAPHLVLTAAHCLFDKDTGARIAPGQIEFRAGWRNGRAAAYRGVKHAVAHPEYVYGGHEKLGRVAFDLAVIELDQPIRLPSILPFDTDARPARGDEVGVVSYAQDRSEAPALQEVCHVLARQTGVLVLSCDVDFGSSGAPIFAIRDGVARMVSVVSAKADYEGRQVALGTTLDAPLDALLTELHQVSATFQRPGAAASGAAGSAKETAKFLKP; encoded by the coding sequence ATGCCTTTCGTCGCCCGCACCCTGTCTGCCGTGCTTGCCCTTGTGCTGACACTTGGTGCGGCGGCGGCCCAGAACGGACCCCTGAAGCGGCTGGACACCGGCAACGACATCCGTGGCTGGGATGCCGTCGGACGGCTGGACCTTGGCCGCCGGGGGTTCTGCACCGGCGCGCTGATCGCGCCGCATCTGGTGCTGACCGCGGCGCACTGCCTGTTCGACAAGGATACCGGCGCCCGCATCGCACCCGGCCAGATCGAGTTTCGCGCCGGATGGCGCAACGGACGCGCGGCCGCCTATCGCGGGGTCAAGCACGCGGTGGCGCATCCCGAATACGTCTATGGCGGACACGAGAAGCTGGGCCGCGTGGCCTTTGACCTTGCGGTGATCGAACTGGACCAACCGATCCGCCTGCCGTCGATCCTGCCGTTCGACACCGATGCCCGCCCCGCCCGGGGCGACGAGGTCGGTGTGGTCAGCTATGCGCAGGACCGGTCCGAGGCCCCCGCGCTGCAGGAGGTGTGCCACGTCCTCGCTCGACAGACCGGCGTTCTGGTGCTGTCCTGCGACGTCGATTTCGGATCGTCCGGCGCGCCGATCTTTGCCATTCGCGACGGCGTGGCGCGCATGGTCTCGGTCGTGTCGGCCAAGGCGGACTACGAGGGCCGCCAGGTTGCGCTCGGGACGACGCTCGATGCGCCGCTCGATGCCTTGCTGACCGAGTTGCACCAGGTCAGTGCCACCTTCCAGCGGCCCGGCGCCGCGGCGAGCGGTGCCGCGGGATCGGCCAAGGAAACAGCCAAGTTCCTGAAACCATGA
- a CDS encoding Hsp20 family protein — protein sequence MRSLDFSPLYRATVGFDRIADLMDRALSTDVASQTYPPYNIEKTADHGYRISIAVAGFTPEELAVEVKEQTLVIAARKAAEEAARHYLHRGIATRAFERRFALADHVKVTGAVHEHGMLHIDLVRETPEALKPRRIEIATGAGAQTRAVEAEVVEA from the coding sequence ATGCGTTCGCTCGATTTTTCGCCCCTCTACCGCGCCACCGTCGGCTTTGACCGCATCGCCGACCTGATGGATCGCGCCCTGTCGACCGATGTCGCCAGCCAGACCTATCCGCCCTACAACATCGAAAAGACCGCCGACCACGGCTATCGCATCTCGATCGCCGTCGCGGGCTTCACGCCCGAGGAATTGGCTGTCGAGGTCAAGGAACAGACCCTGGTCATCGCCGCGCGCAAGGCGGCCGAGGAAGCGGCACGCCACTACCTGCACCGTGGCATTGCCACCCGCGCCTTCGAACGCCGCTTTGCCCTGGCTGACCACGTCAAGGTCACCGGCGCCGTGCACGAGCACGGGATGCTGCACATCGACCTCGTGCGCGAGACGCCCGAAGCGCTGAAGCCCCGCCGCATCGAGATTGCGACAGGCGCGGGCGCCCAGACCCGGGCGGTCGAGGCCGAGGTTGTCGAGGCCTGA
- a CDS encoding trypsin-like peptidase domain-containing protein codes for MFRTLAALALILLAPAAHAQSGGARALDTRDALRGWEAVGRVDMAPAPGMQGAFCTGALIAPDLVLTAAHCLFDAGRPRDPASITFRAALTNGTALAQARVVAAAALPGYVPNERPDTNSIRHDIALMRLDQPISTAIASPFRIDTPAPGDEVSVLSYARGRSEVMSRERVCRVQGREPGLMAFDCDVTFGSSGAPVFQRTPEAGSGRMRIVSIISAGAEAGGPDRLAWGPDLPAAVAILKPMLAANRTLRPGVAAAPATPASVPQARRLGAGDASRDTGARFLKPRVPAAP; via the coding sequence ATGTTCCGCACGCTTGCAGCCCTCGCCCTGATCCTTCTTGCCCCCGCCGCCCATGCACAATCGGGCGGGGCGCGCGCGCTCGACACCCGCGACGCCCTGCGCGGTTGGGAGGCCGTCGGCCGTGTCGACATGGCGCCCGCCCCGGGCATGCAGGGGGCGTTCTGCACCGGCGCGCTGATCGCGCCCGACCTCGTGCTGACCGCGGCGCATTGCCTGTTCGATGCCGGCCGCCCGCGCGATCCCGCCAGCATCACCTTCCGCGCCGCCCTGACCAACGGCACGGCGCTTGCGCAGGCCCGCGTGGTGGCGGCCGCGGCCCTTCCCGGCTATGTGCCGAACGAACGCCCCGATACCAACAGCATCCGCCACGACATCGCGCTCATGCGGCTGGATCAGCCGATCTCGACCGCCATCGCGTCGCCCTTCCGCATCGACACGCCCGCGCCGGGTGACGAGGTGTCGGTGCTGTCCTATGCGCGGGGTCGGTCCGAGGTGATGTCGCGCGAGCGTGTCTGCCGGGTGCAGGGGCGGGAACCGGGGCTGATGGCATTCGACTGCGACGTGACCTTCGGCTCGTCGGGCGCGCCGGTGTTCCAGCGGACGCCCGAGGCCGGGTCCGGCAGGATGCGCATCGTCTCGATCATCTCGGCCGGGGCCGAGGCGGGCGGGCCCGACCGGCTGGCCTGGGGGCCCGACCTGCCCGCCGCCGTGGCGATCCTGAAGCCGATGCTGGCCGCCAACCGCACGCTGCGCCCCGGTGTCGCCGCCGCCCCGGCAACGCCGGCTTCGGTGCCGCAGGCGCGCCGGCTGGGGGCAGGCGACGCCAGCCGCGACACCGGGGCGCGCTTCCTCAAACCGCGGGTCCCGGCTGCGCCCTGA
- a CDS encoding 5-guanidino-2-oxopentanoate decarboxylase — MTGRTVGQRLVEGLAARGVDCVFGIPGVHTIELYRGLAGSGVRHVTVRHEQGAAFAADGYARVTGRPGVAFVITGPGVTNALTAMAQARADSVPMLVVSGVNRRDSLGRGLGMLHELPDQAGMVRSLCPTLQVTAPDALHQTLDQAFALMLGGRPQPVHLEVPTDVMPMPAPPVPAAPPVVLPWWLADPGAVEAGVARLQSARSPVILAGGGTRRSDAALRLLAERLDAPVVQTTNARGLLHGHPLCVPASPSLNAVRRLIAEADVVLAVGTELGSTDCDMYVRGGFPDLSGMIRIDCCREQLARHPAAVRIHGLADPVLAALWRGLSPLQGDGTARAAAARQAARAELDAYMHPQLAMVEAIRDAMPDAVIVGDSTQPVYAGNLYYDAPFPGAWFNAATGFGALGYAPGAAVGAAIGSGRRVVCLIGDGGMQFSPGELRTAVDERLPVTFAVWNNAGFREIAEAMAGAGAPVIGCHPSPLAMEPFAAACGLPFARVGPDPAALRAALGGAAGGPRLIEIAAG; from the coding sequence ATGACCGGGCGGACGGTGGGGCAGCGACTGGTCGAGGGGCTGGCGGCGCGCGGCGTCGACTGCGTGTTCGGCATTCCGGGGGTGCATACGATCGAGCTGTACCGGGGTCTGGCCGGGTCGGGCGTCCGGCATGTCACGGTGCGGCACGAACAGGGCGCGGCCTTTGCCGCCGACGGCTATGCGCGGGTGACCGGGCGGCCGGGGGTGGCCTTTGTCATCACCGGGCCGGGGGTCACGAACGCGCTGACCGCGATGGCACAGGCGCGCGCCGATTCGGTGCCGATGCTGGTGGTGTCGGGGGTGAACCGGCGCGACAGCCTCGGGCGCGGCCTGGGCATGCTGCACGAACTGCCCGACCAGGCCGGGATGGTGCGCAGCCTGTGCCCGACGCTGCAGGTCACCGCGCCGGACGCGCTGCACCAGACGCTCGATCAGGCCTTCGCGCTGATGCTGGGCGGCCGCCCGCAGCCCGTGCACCTGGAGGTGCCGACCGACGTGATGCCGATGCCCGCCCCGCCGGTGCCGGCCGCGCCGCCGGTGGTCCTGCCGTGGTGGCTTGCGGACCCCGGGGCGGTCGAAGCGGGCGTCGCGCGCCTGCAGTCGGCCCGGTCGCCGGTCATCCTGGCCGGCGGCGGGACGCGGCGGTCCGACGCCGCCCTGCGCCTTCTGGCCGAGCGACTGGACGCGCCGGTGGTGCAGACGACGAATGCGCGCGGGCTGCTGCATGGGCACCCGCTTTGCGTGCCCGCCTCGCCCAGCCTGAACGCGGTGCGGCGGCTGATCGCCGAGGCCGATGTCGTGCTTGCCGTGGGCACGGAACTGGGTTCGACCGATTGCGACATGTATGTGCGGGGCGGCTTTCCCGACCTGTCGGGCATGATCCGCATCGACTGCTGCCGCGAGCAGCTGGCGCGTCACCCGGCGGCGGTGCGCATTCACGGCCTGGCCGACCCGGTGCTGGCGGCGCTGTGGCGCGGGCTTTCGCCGCTGCAGGGTGATGGCACGGCGCGGGCCGCCGCCGCGCGGCAGGCGGCGCGGGCGGAACTTGACGCCTACATGCATCCGCAGCTTGCGATGGTCGAGGCGATCCGCGATGCGATGCCCGATGCGGTGATCGTGGGCGACAGCACGCAGCCCGTCTATGCCGGGAACCTGTACTACGATGCCCCCTTCCCCGGCGCCTGGTTCAACGCGGCCACCGGCTTTGGCGCGCTTGGCTATGCGCCGGGCGCGGCGGTCGGCGCGGCCATCGGGTCGGGGCGCCGCGTGGTCTGCCTGATCGGTGACGGGGGAATGCAGTTCTCGCCCGGCGAGTTGCGCACGGCGGTCGACGAGCGGCTGCCGGTGACCTTTGCCGTGTGGAACAACGCGGGCTTCCGCGAGATTGCCGAGGCGATGGCGGGCGCGGGGGCGCCCGTGATCGGCTGTCACCCCTCGCCGCTGGCGATGGAGCCCTTCGCGGCGGCCTGCGGATTGCCCTTTGCCCGGGTCGGACCGGACCCCGCCGCCCTGCGCGCGGCGCTTGGCGGTGCGGCCGGGGGGCCGCGCCTGATCGAGATCGCGGCGGGCTGA
- a CDS encoding FAD-binding protein: MRPSDETELAEILRGANGPLAVRGGSTRSAAASGEVLETGGITGLVLYEPGALTLVARAGTPVADLEMILGGEGQRLAFEVPDMRALLGTAGQSTVGGVIAANASGPRRVQAGAARDFLLGVRFVDGRGSVIKNGGRVMKNVTGYDLARLMAGSRGMLGVLTEVALKVLPAPETQATLVARGLPVQAAVAALARALSSPFEVTGAAHLDAGSAETRIRIEGLAGSVGYRGGALLALLGPGWETVTGDASARMWREVRDVLPFAGVTGAVWRVHLKPSDAPGFLAGLRKGADVPALLDWGGGLIWLLMPGTGDGGAAAVRGAVAPLGGHATLVRAAPGMDDVPALHPEQPAVGALVAGLRRQFDPRGLFAGAA, encoded by the coding sequence ATGCGGCCATCGGATGAGACAGAGCTGGCGGAAATCCTGCGCGGCGCGAACGGCCCCCTTGCGGTGCGCGGCGGTAGCACGCGCAGCGCGGCGGCATCGGGCGAGGTGCTGGAGACGGGTGGAATCACCGGTCTTGTGCTCTATGAACCCGGTGCGCTGACGCTGGTGGCGCGGGCGGGCACGCCGGTTGCCGACCTCGAGATGATCCTGGGTGGCGAGGGGCAGCGGCTGGCGTTCGAGGTGCCGGACATGCGGGCGCTTCTGGGTACCGCCGGGCAATCGACGGTGGGCGGCGTGATCGCGGCCAATGCCAGCGGCCCCCGCCGCGTGCAGGCCGGGGCCGCGCGCGATTTCCTGCTGGGCGTGCGTTTTGTCGACGGGCGCGGATCGGTGATCAAGAACGGCGGCAGGGTGATGAAGAACGTCACAGGCTATGACCTTGCGCGCCTGATGGCGGGGTCGCGCGGGATGCTTGGGGTGCTGACCGAGGTGGCGCTCAAGGTGCTGCCGGCGCCCGAGACGCAGGCCACGCTGGTGGCGCGCGGCTTGCCGGTGCAGGCTGCGGTGGCGGCCCTTGCAAGGGCACTGTCCTCGCCCTTCGAGGTGACGGGTGCCGCGCATCTGGACGCGGGCAGCGCCGAGACGCGGATCCGGATCGAGGGGTTGGCGGGGTCGGTCGGGTATCGCGGCGGGGCGCTGCTGGCCCTGCTCGGGCCGGGGTGGGAAACCGTGACCGGCGATGCCTCGGCCAGGATGTGGCGCGAGGTGCGCGACGTGCTGCCCTTCGCAGGGGTGACGGGGGCGGTCTGGCGCGTCCACCTCAAACCCTCGGATGCACCCGGGTTTCTGGCGGGTCTGCGCAAAGGGGCGGATGTTCCGGCATTGCTGGACTGGGGCGGGGGCCTGATCTGGCTGCTGATGCCGGGCACGGGTGACGGCGGGGCGGCCGCGGTGCGCGGTGCGGTGGCGCCGCTCGGGGGCCATGCGACGCTGGTGCGCGCGGCCCCGGGGATGGACGACGTGCCGGCCCTGCATCCCGAGCAGCCTGCTGTCGGTGCCCTTGTTGCGGGTCTGCGCCGCCAGTTCGATCCGCGCGGCCTGTTCGCGGGTGCCGCGTGA
- a CDS encoding response regulator transcription factor: MRILVADDHDLVRETVAAFLLAEGMEVVTMVAAMPEVIAALRAARHDVALIDAGLPGIDGLRGLELAVTEGQGAAVALMAASTSRELAEAALEAGAAGFVPKKMSARAMVAAVRLMARGERFLPMGLLTSDAAPGGLAFGLTGRELTVLRGICAGKSNKEIARDLTLQEVTVKLHVKTLTRKLAAKNRTHAAMIARDSGLA; encoded by the coding sequence ATGAGAATCCTCGTCGCGGATGATCATGACCTCGTGCGTGAAACGGTGGCAGCATTCCTGCTGGCCGAGGGCATGGAGGTCGTGACGATGGTCGCTGCCATGCCCGAGGTGATCGCCGCGCTGCGCGCGGCCCGACATGACGTTGCGCTGATCGACGCGGGCCTGCCCGGGATCGACGGCCTGCGCGGGCTGGAACTGGCGGTGACCGAAGGGCAGGGCGCCGCCGTCGCGCTGATGGCCGCCTCGACCTCGCGGGAACTGGCCGAGGCCGCGCTCGAGGCGGGCGCGGCGGGGTTCGTGCCGAAGAAGATGTCGGCCCGCGCGATGGTCGCCGCCGTGCGGCTGATGGCACGCGGCGAACGTTTCCTGCCGATGGGCCTGCTGACATCCGACGCGGCGCCGGGCGGTCTGGCCTTCGGCCTGACGGGGCGCGAACTGACCGTGCTGCGCGGCATCTGCGCGGGCAAGTCGAACAAGGAAATCGCCCGCGACCTCACGCTGCAGGAGGTGACGGTCAAGCTGCACGTCAAGACGCTCACCCGCAAGCTCGCGGCGAAGAACCGCACCCATGCGGCCATGATCGCCCGCGACAGCGGCCTGGCCTGA
- a CDS encoding aspartate aminotransferase family protein: protein MTGDMLAGLSMARIRAFRAAEAARFAAARPRSAAARSDDWLDAVPMHWMRDWPMPFPMVVATARGARLTCIDGHEVDDFCLGDTGSMFGHSPPAVARALRAQAGRGLTYMLPSDQAAEAGRLLTEVWGDFRWQLAMTATDANRFALRVARAVTGRPRVLVFNGCYHGTIDDAMVALDETGRTVARPGLVGQIQDLSRGAVCVEFNDLAAVEAALAQGDVAAVLTEPVMTNSCMVLPAEGFLSSLRDLCRAHGTLLMIDETHTQSTGRGGYTAAHGLDPDILVVGKCVAGGVPVAVWGLRPAVAGRLADYHATRPAGHSGMGTTLAANPVQFAALAAALREVATAPAHARMDRGAARLAAGLSAAIARHGLPWHVVRVGARVEFICAPGPLRNGTEAAAAHQPQVEAALHLGLLNRGCLIAPFHNMMLVSPVTTRAQIDRLVAAFGAVLDALTGETP from the coding sequence ATGACGGGCGACATGCTGGCTGGCCTTTCGATGGCACGGATCAGGGCATTCCGGGCGGCCGAGGCCGCGCGCTTTGCCGCCGCGCGGCCGCGTTCGGCGGCGGCGCGGTCGGACGACTGGCTGGATGCCGTGCCGATGCACTGGATGCGCGACTGGCCGATGCCGTTTCCGATGGTCGTGGCGACCGCAAGGGGCGCACGGCTGACCTGCATCGACGGGCATGAGGTTGACGATTTCTGCCTGGGCGACACGGGGTCGATGTTCGGCCACTCGCCGCCCGCCGTGGCCCGGGCGCTCCGCGCCCAGGCGGGCCGGGGCCTGACCTACATGCTGCCCTCGGATCAGGCGGCCGAGGCGGGGCGGCTGCTGACCGAGGTCTGGGGAGATTTCCGCTGGCAACTGGCGATGACCGCGACCGATGCCAACCGCTTTGCCCTGCGCGTGGCGCGGGCCGTGACGGGGCGCCCCAGGGTGCTGGTGTTCAACGGCTGCTACCATGGGACGATCGACGACGCGATGGTGGCCCTGGACGAGACCGGCCGCACGGTGGCGCGGCCCGGGCTGGTGGGGCAGATACAGGACCTGTCGCGCGGGGCCGTCTGCGTCGAGTTCAACGATCTGGCGGCGGTGGAGGCGGCGCTCGCGCAGGGCGACGTCGCGGCGGTGCTGACCGAACCGGTGATGACCAATTCCTGCATGGTCCTGCCGGCCGAGGGCTTTCTTTCCAGCCTGCGTGACCTGTGCCGCGCCCATGGCACGCTGCTGATGATCGACGAGACGCATACCCAGTCGACCGGGCGGGGCGGCTATACGGCGGCGCACGGTCTGGACCCTGATATCCTGGTGGTCGGGAAATGCGTGGCCGGCGGGGTGCCGGTCGCGGTCTGGGGGCTGCGGCCGGCGGTGGCGGGGCGTCTGGCCGACTATCACGCCACGCGTCCGGCGGGACATTCCGGCATGGGCACCACGCTGGCCGCGAACCCGGTGCAGTTCGCGGCTCTGGCCGCGGCGCTGCGCGAGGTCGCGACCGCGCCCGCCCATGCGCGGATGGACCGGGGCGCGGCGCGGCTGGCCGCGGGCCTGTCCGCGGCCATCGCCCGCCACGGCCTGCCCTGGCATGTCGTGCGGGTGGGCGCGCGGGTCGAGTTCATCTGCGCGCCGGGACCGCTGCGCAACGGCACCGAGGCGGCGGCGGCGCATCAGCCACAGGTCGAGGCGGCGCTGCACCTGGGTTTGCTGAACCGGGGCTGCCTGATCGCCCCCTTCCACAACATGATGCTGGTATCGCCTGTCACGACGCGCGCCCAGATCGACCGTCTGGTCGCCGCCTTCGGCGCCGTGCTGGACGCCCTGACCGGAGAGACGCCATGA
- a CDS encoding membrane dipeptidase codes for MTIPVFDGHNDILLRLWRNPDRVSLWLTGEGRGHLDLPRMRAGGFAGGLFAIYVPSPADPALGNLERLMDAPPYALPLPPAVPPVQAQPVALAMAAQLMGMERDSAGAFRLCRSAAGIRAAMAAGAVAGVMHMEGAEAIDEGLDTLHAFHAMGLRSLGPVWSRPTAFGHGVPFAFPASPDQGPGLTDAGRRLVAACNDLRIMIDLSHLNEAGFDDVARLSQAPLVASHSNAHAITPSSRNLTDRQLHVIADSGGLVGLNFASVFLRPDGRGDPATGWDPVLRHLDHLLGILGERGVGFGSDFDGATVPACIGDVTGLPALLDALAAHGYGPALVTRLACDNWIDVLRRTWGG; via the coding sequence ATGACCATTCCCGTCTTCGATGGCCACAACGACATCCTGCTGCGTCTCTGGCGCAACCCCGACCGGGTCAGCCTGTGGCTGACGGGCGAGGGGCGCGGTCACCTGGATCTGCCGCGGATGCGGGCGGGCGGCTTTGCGGGCGGGCTGTTCGCGATCTATGTGCCATCGCCCGCCGATCCCGCGCTTGGCAATCTGGAGCGGCTGATGGATGCGCCGCCCTATGCGCTGCCCCTGCCGCCCGCCGTGCCGCCGGTTCAGGCGCAGCCCGTGGCGCTGGCGATGGCCGCGCAGCTGATGGGGATGGAACGCGACAGCGCGGGTGCCTTTCGCCTGTGCCGCAGCGCCGCCGGGATCCGCGCGGCGATGGCGGCCGGGGCGGTCGCCGGGGTGATGCACATGGAGGGGGCCGAGGCGATCGACGAGGGGCTCGACACGCTGCATGCCTTTCATGCCATGGGGTTGCGGTCGCTTGGACCGGTCTGGTCGCGCCCCACGGCCTTCGGCCATGGCGTGCCCTTCGCCTTTCCCGCCTCGCCCGATCAAGGGCCGGGTCTGACCGACGCGGGCCGCCGCCTGGTCGCCGCCTGCAACGACCTGCGCATCATGATCGACCTCAGCCACCTGAACGAGGCCGGGTTCGACGATGTGGCGCGCCTGTCGCAGGCGCCGCTGGTCGCAAGCCATTCGAATGCCCATGCGATCACACCCTCGTCCCGCAACCTGACGGACCGGCAGTTGCACGTCATCGCCGACAGCGGCGGTCTCGTCGGGTTGAACTTTGCCTCGGTCTTCCTGCGCCCCGACGGCCGGGGCGACCCGGCGACCGGCTGGGACCCGGTGTTGCGCCATCTCGACCATCTGCTGGGGATTCTGGGCGAGCGCGGCGTGGGCTTCGGATCGGATTTCGACGGGGCCACCGTTCCCGCCTGCATCGGCGACGTTACCGGCCTGCCGGCGCTGCTCGATGCGCTTGCCGCGCATGGCTACGGACCCGCGCTTGTCACGCGCCTGGCCTGCGACAACTGGATCGACGTGCTGCGCCGCACCTGGGGCGGCTGA
- a CDS encoding glutamine synthetase, translated as MTASPSGSTIDEAEAFLAAHPEVEAIDLVLHDANGIGRGKIIRRHELAGFYRNGRHLPISILGLDICGEDVHETGLIWDKGDGDLRAWPVPGTLKPLHGTTPARAEVFMCMYDLDGTPMTSDPRHALARQVQAMAAEGLHPAGAFELEFFLLANERGPDGRVQPARDVLDGRASRKTEVYSVDHLHGMLPLFSDIYAGAAKAGITAETLISEYAPGQYELTLHYREDVMQAADDLMRLKRIVRAQARAHGVTACFMAKPVEQYAGSGMHFHVSLLDGAGRNVFVEAEEGAWSDTIRHAIGGLRATMGESMLVYAPHANSWRRFAAQSYAPVSPTWGVNNRSVALRIPAGDIRARRIEHRPAGVDANPYLVAATVLAGIRKGLADRIDPGPETTGNGYDTPADAPPIPRDWRAAIEAAQGSEFLRSALGDDMHRTFCAIKAAEYARVARTIADVDYDLYLHTV; from the coding sequence ATGACCGCCAGCCCCTCGGGTTCCACCATCGACGAGGCCGAGGCGTTCCTGGCCGCGCATCCCGAGGTCGAGGCCATAGACCTCGTGCTGCACGATGCCAACGGGATCGGCCGGGGCAAGATCATCCGGCGGCACGAACTGGCCGGATTCTACAGGAACGGGCGGCACCTGCCGATCTCGATCCTCGGGCTCGACATCTGCGGCGAGGACGTCCACGAAACCGGGCTGATCTGGGACAAGGGCGACGGCGACCTGCGGGCCTGGCCGGTGCCGGGAACCCTGAAGCCCCTGCATGGCACGACACCGGCCCGGGCCGAGGTGTTCATGTGCATGTATGACCTCGACGGGACACCGATGACATCGGACCCGCGCCACGCCCTGGCGCGGCAGGTGCAGGCGATGGCCGCCGAGGGTCTGCATCCTGCCGGGGCGTTCGAGCTGGAATTCTTCCTGCTCGCGAACGAGCGCGGTCCGGACGGGCGCGTGCAGCCTGCGCGCGACGTGCTGGACGGGCGCGCCAGCCGCAAGACCGAGGTCTATTCGGTCGATCACCTGCACGGGATGCTGCCGCTGTTCAGCGACATCTATGCCGGGGCCGCGAAGGCCGGGATCACCGCCGAGACGCTGATCTCGGAATATGCGCCGGGCCAGTACGAACTGACGCTGCACTACCGCGAGGATGTGATGCAGGCGGCGGACGACCTGATGCGGCTGAAGCGGATCGTGCGGGCGCAGGCGCGGGCGCATGGCGTGACCGCCTGCTTCATGGCCAAGCCGGTCGAGCAATATGCGGGATCGGGGATGCATTTCCACGTGTCGCTGCTGGACGGGGCCGGGCGAAACGTGTTCGTCGAGGCCGAGGAAGGCGCGTGGTCCGACACGATCCGCCATGCCATCGGCGGACTGCGGGCGACGATGGGGGAATCGATGCTGGTCTATGCCCCGCATGCGAATTCCTGGCGCCGCTTTGCCGCGCAGTCCTATGCGCCGGTGTCGCCAACCTGGGGCGTCAACAACCGGTCGGTCGCGCTGCGCATCCCGGCGGGCGACATCCGCGCGCGGCGGATCGAGCATCGCCCGGCGGGTGTCGATGCCAACCCCTACCTGGTGGCGGCCACCGTGCTGGCGGGAATCCGGAAGGGCCTGGCCGACCGCATCGACCCCGGCCCCGAGACCACCGGAAACGGCTACGACACGCCGGCCGACGCGCCCCCGATCCCGCGCGACTGGCGCGCGGCGATCGAGGCGGCACAGGGATCGGAATTCCTGAGATCGGCTCTGGGCGACGACATGCACCGCACCTTCTGCGCGATCAAGGCGGCCGAATATGCCCGCGTCGCCCGCACCATCGCGGACGTGGACTACGACCTGTACCTGCACACGGTCTGA